The sequence CCCCGAACTGATGATGACCGATGGCGAAGCCTATCTGGTCGAACAGCCGGTGCCGATCGGCCCGCGCGGCTATGACGACCGCAAGGCTGCGGGCCACCTGCCCTTCTCGCGCTTCTTCGACAGCGCGGTGTGGACGGGACGCCGCCATGCGATGGTGACGCCGACGCAACTCGACCGTTTCGGCCAGATCAATTTGAGCTATCTGGGTGGCACCTATGACAAGCCCAAGACGCAGATGCTGGGCGTGCGCGGCTTTCCGGGCAACACCATCTACCACGCCAACAGCTTCTTCTTCCCGATGCATTCGGCGCGCACCTTCGTCGCGGGCGACGTCGATATGGTGTCGGGCGTGGGCTATAATCCGGCCAAGCGGGTCCCAGGCGGCAACTATGCGGGTGTCGA is a genomic window of Sphingomonas bisphenolicum containing:
- a CDS encoding CoA-transferase subunit beta; its protein translation is MTDVITTEATLAELCIFACSEAFRGNGEIIATGVGPVPRLGASLAKLTHSPELMMTDGEAYLVEQPVPIGPRGYDDRKAAGHLPFSRFFDSAVWTGRRHAMVTPTQLDRFGQINLSYLGGTYDKPKTQMLGVRGFPGNTIYHANSFFFPMHSARTFVAGDVDMVSGVGYNPAKRVPGGNYAGVDLRRIVTNLCVMDFGGTNNAIRVVSLHPGVTFEEVQDATGFPLEKGEIVETPIPNAEALTIIASLDPHNIRASVIKDNPPARRA